The DNA window GTCGGTGTCAGTCAGGGCTGCATTGGTTCTTGTTGTCAGTCACCTTGtgtgcagctgcagctctgatggTTAAACCCTTTAAACTGGGACCCTTTTAAAAGGAGTATTACTCCTCTAGTGGCGACTCACAATGCTACACTATTATAAAACCACGTGACATATTTCCTGCTAAAGACAGTAAGACTTCACTCTTTCCATTATAACCTACTCACTTAACTTTCACTATTAGTCATCATACTATTCACTTAACTTACAATATTAGTCATCATACTGCAGTCGTTGGGAAGGGGgggagagtaaaaaaaaatacagatgtttgACAAAGCAGACAAGTATTCTGATAAATTCTTTTATTTGACAGGAATGTAATTTGACACATGACATCTGCTGTGTAAAATAGCAGAGGATAAATGTGCTGTAAACACAGAGGAACCTTGTATACAATTCCCTTGCGTTGTCCACAATGACATCTTCACCACCGCACTCATGCACAGCCAgatgttagtgtttgtgtgagtcGACAAAGTTGGACCGCTACACCGGTATGTTATGTATCCCCAACCGGAACACGTCATTCGTGCAAGCCCATGCGCAGTTTTGGGACTTAAGCATGAACACTTGATGGAAGGCCATTGGTGGATCGTCATCAACCTGTCGCAAAAAAATTGGGGAAATATTTGTGAGCAATTTGATGACATAATACAAATGGTCAACTAGGGCAAACATTTATTGTACATACATCACATAGGGTTTTATTTTTGCCATACATGCAATACTCAtgataaaacaaagacaatcagGCTGTTTAAGGAGACAAAAACCTTGCTCAATTTTAAAATtcatacaacaaaaacacaacagtgattCAGGTGGAGCAAGTGCGCAGGGCAACTGATATAACATGCAGTTGAGCGGTTGATAAATTTGCATGTTATAAATAGAAAATCTTATCAGCTTACCTGTAACTGTCCGAACACCATGATGAGGATGCAGCTGTCTATCGTGGGTTGGAAATCTTGTTCTGTGATAATGTGCTTAATGCGTTTGAAAGGCAAGTTCTGTAGATTGGAAACAATACAATCATTGGAGCGTACAACAAAACTACCAATCGTAATGAATCACTATTAATATGCTATAGTGCTGCAAcatacaattattttcatgatggATTagtctgcagattattttctcgattcattgtgtataatttcttagagcccaagattttttgttttgtctgttcaactgtccaaaatccaaacatattcagtttactatcatgtgccacacatacagtgctgcttaaaagtttgtgaacccttttgaattttctctatttttgcataaatatgacctaaaacatgatcagatttttacacaagtccttaaactagataaagggaacccaattaaacaaatgagacaaaaacattaaactttttcatttatttattgtgaaaaattatccaatcttacatatttgtgggaggcaaaagtatgcGAACCcttcagtaactggtgtgacccccttttgcagcgATAATGTCAACCAAATATTTCCAGTTACtatttatcagccctgcacatcgGCTTGGATTcgtccttacagaacagtctcaacttgGGGATGTTGATGgacttctttgcatgaactgcatgcttcaggtccttccacagcaattctataggattaaggtcgggactttgactcagccattacaaaacattaactttcttctgctttaaccattctttggaagaacgacttgtgtgtttagggtcgttgtcttactgcatgacccactttctgttgagcttcagttcacagacagataccttgacattttcctgtagaatttgctggtacatctcagaactcatagctctatcaatgattgcaagctgtcctggttcacaggcagcaaagcagcccaaaccatgatactaccaccaccaccgtgtttcacagatgggtgaaggttcttatgctggaatgcagtgtttgctcattgccTCATTGGTCTCAACCATCCACACATTTTTCCAAACCCGTCCCGGCTTAACCTTGTGATCTTTAGCAAACCTTAGACGGCAGCAATATTCTTTTGGGGGAGAAGTGGCTTTTTCattgcaactctgccatgcacaccattgatgttcaatgttttcctgatggtggactcaaGAACATTGACTGTAGtcactgcaagagagacctttagtttcctgGACGTTGCCCTGGGGTCCCTTATGACCTCCTGGAGTATTATACACCTGCTCTTGGTGTTATCTTTGTTATTcaaccactcctggggagggtaacgatggtgttggatgtcttctATTTGTACACAATCTGCCTGACAATCAACTGGTGGAGTCtaaactctttagaaatggttttgtaaccctttccagcttgCTGAACAtaaacaactcttcttctaaggtcctcagaaatctcctttgtttgagcaatgacacactttcacaaacctgtgttgtgaagctcagactttgatagttaagacccagatttctcttctttaaataaggcaggacctcccagactcacacatgattgtcatcccattgactGAAACACCCGACtgtaatttccccttcaaatgaagtgataatcctagaggttcacatacttttgccatgcacatatgtatatgtaactttgaataattttcctcaataaataaataaaaaagtgtaaggtttttgactcatttgtttaattgatgtccctttatctagttttaggacttgcatGGAAATGTGATtacattttaggtcatatttatgcataAATAGggaaaattctaaagggttcacaaactttcaagcagcactgtacaaGCTTCaaaatctcacatttgagaagctgcaacaagcaaatgtttggcatttttgcttaaaaaaaattaccaaaattattaatcaattatcaaaatagaataattttctgttgatcgactaaataaataatcgactaattgttgcagctctgatatCCTAAACAGAAGAGGGGAGCTGTTCAATTCAGCAAAGTGAGAAACATTAATGATCAGTATATGCACAAATGTAGGCACTTAAAAAGGTACAAGGAATAAAAAAATGGATGGACTGGAAGCTGCCAGTAAATAGCTCCAGTCAGAAGAGATACGTACTGCTAGTTTGCCAGTTATGGCTTCCCTCCCCTGAAAGGGTGATCCTTCCCACGTCAAGCAGGCGTCAGCAgactaagaaaaaaaatatttttctttacatCAGATACTAGCACACAATTTAATCTATCATGCATCATTTACAAAAGTAATTTCAACAGCAAATGTCAAGTAAGATGAGATTTAGTTTTCAGCAAACGTCAGTGTTGATGTTGTAGCATATTTAAATTGTAATCATAACTGAACAAACTTACATATAGGTTACCCAGTCCCACCCTGTTGGTATTGTCAAACTGGTTGTAATATTCTTGTACGAAGCCTTCTCCGATTTTCTGCCATATTTCTTTCTCACAAGCCATGTGTGCAGCTGTGGATCtgtaaaggagagaaaaaaatagtctCTTTGTTACATGGCAGTCAGTTGTAGTAGATTGCAGGCTGGTCACTGCAACCCATGACTGATCACATTAATAAAGACTGTATATGGATGAATGGAAGGAGGTCACTTTCATCTAGGAAGGCAGCATGTTTTTATCTACTAAAAAGCTACAGAAAAGAAAGGCGTACACTAATTAGGACCGAGTTAC is part of the Thunnus albacares chromosome 19, fThuAlb1.1, whole genome shotgun sequence genome and encodes:
- the LOC122969314 gene encoding nuclear transport factor 2-like translates to MACEKEIWQKIGEGFVQEYYNQFDNTNRVGLGNLYSADACLTWEGSPFQGREAITGKLANLPFKRIKHIITEQDFQPTIDSCILIMVFGQLQVDDDPPMAFHQVFMLKSQNCAWACTNDVFRLGIHNIPV